The window AAAGCAACTTGCTCATTCCATATACTAACAGGATATATAATTGTATGGGTCGTTCCAGCAATTGCCTATaattataaaaactattacataatacacataatctATATCCATCAGCACAAAAATTTTCCAGCACTGCAAATCacgttcatataaataattttagaatagaattcacttaaaaatacAGCCAAAACAACCCAAAAAAATGTTCAAACTGCCATAAGATACCAATATGGCATATAtctataccaacatggtatacagtTTTACTGGTTAATTCCCGAcaactatatgactatactactattacataacacacatgcataaagagaaaaataaaaaaataatgtaccacatattaatgtaataaagtatttcaagatattgaactatattactattattaaaagaaaaccaAATACTGTACTAATAAATGCaactaatacaaccaaaaaatgattcaactagcatatgataccaatatagtatatagttatactaatagggtatatagttggaatgaattgtataccaaaatggtatatttGTATACTATTTGAGTATACAATACAAATTCGTCTTCTTCTCTTGTTCAACTATATTCCAACCCAAACTTCTAAAATCTACTACAAAATCTCCACCAAATTGACTAAAACTTTAGATACAACCTCCAATCAACTTTCCAAACAAACTCATATAGGATCagatcaaaataattaaaaactcaaACAAATCAAGTTatgagtttcaagcttcaaggtcCTTCAATGGTGGATTTGAATTTTTGTACAATAAAGTCAACCCACCCATAATCACGGAAAAACGCAACAACAATTCACGAAAATCATGAATATCAGGTGATTTTTTTCGGCATCTGACTAATTAATTGCGGTAACTATTAAAATCATGAACACGATATAGGAGCAGAGGGTGGTAGAATAACTTGGAACAACTTGATAACCATTAGCATAATATTCAGGTGATGATGCGGTGACGCCAGGTGGAGCAACTGGCTGAGGAAACCGATCACAGGTTGATGTGGTGGGTAACTGGTAGGTGCTTGAAAAGTTCCATATTCAGGGGGAGGAggcgggtaaatagtttggtccCCATGGGTATGAGTAGTAAATAGTTTAGGTATGAGTATTTAAGGTAAATAGTTTGAATTTAAtgggtataaagtgagattttctctattttttttaatccATATAGTCTTTTTAATTAAGGAATATATAGTTTTagatttttaaaatgaaaaatattattcCACGTGGATTTAAGAGTGATTTGCTAGTGATGGAGGACATATATGAGCCTATTTGTTTCTATTTCACACAGTAAAGGGTAATTATTTTCCGTTCTATTTATAACCACaacaaacaaaaatagaaaaaagtcGTCCAAAAGACATAACAGAGCAATGGCGTATATAGCACCAACAATGGGCGTCTCCCAAATTTCATCTTCCATATACAAGCTGGAACTCCCACTCAAGTCCCAGAATCCAAATTCCTTTTTCCTCAAAAGAACTAAGGTAACTCATAAAAAATTCAATCTTGTTAATAAAGCAAGCAGCATCGATGGGTCCACTCCAGCTCCAGGTCTTTACTCAGCCAAGCAATTCGAGCTGACTCCTGAAAACGTGGATTTGGTTCTTGAAGATGTTCGCCCTTATCTCATTTCTGATGGTGGAAACGTCGATGTCGTTTCTGTCGAAGACGGCGTCGTTTCCCTCCAGCTTCAAGGTTAGCTTTTTATACTATTGATACCTGATTTCTTTATTGTACTTTAATATTAATCCATCCCATTATAtatgagtttaagttatatacaccgtCACTAATGTAAGGAATTTTTATACCATCAGGTCACCTTTACTTGTTGCAACGTGTAGATATCCTTTGGCTGATATGATAGTGGACTAAACTTAAACTCTTTAACTAATAGTATTAGATTAAATAGttcatgaataaaattattggaaGTGTGAACATGGTATAGAAATGTAATGTTATCAAGTTTCATACCAATTGGGACGAAGAGGTACCATGTTCATGTACATATTGTTGCATGATGCAATAGCTTCTCAGTTATACTGGTGATAACAGGCCGGTATTGTAAAAGAACTACCTGTGATCAGGATGAGGTTTAAGGTTATCGTATTATTGTCTTAGTCAACTCTAGAAGTTGAGTGTCTAACTTGTAAGACAAAAAACCAGTGTCAGCAGGAGCAATGATTCAGTCCAAAGAATTCATTAGTGAATTGAGGAGCGTTTATTGGCAGCAAGTTGTTGTCTTTGTGAGCCAGAGTCCGGAACCCAATTATTGGGTTTTTGGACAAGTGTGACGTTAATAGGTTAAAAAAATAAAGAGTTACCAAAGTATATATAACGCGGTTATAAAccgcgctatactttaacggtgttttatccgttaaagtatagcgcggTTTATAACCGCGTTAAAGGTATAGCGCACAGATTTTCCGCGCTCATATATTAACCACGCTATACCCCATTTTTAAATCCCACGACAGAACACCCACTTCCCCCATTTTTAAATCCCCAAACAGAACggtccccccccccctttttcttCCCCCAAAAGAATTATTGTGGGCCCACAGTGTGGCAAAGCATTGTGTTGTTGTGGTTTCACTGTTTCGGACTCAAAT is drawn from Nicotiana tabacum cultivar K326 chromosome 22, ASM71507v2, whole genome shotgun sequence and contains these coding sequences:
- the LOC107803163 gene encoding nifU-like protein 1, chloroplastic, whose amino-acid sequence is MAYIAPTMGVSQISSSIYKLELPLKSQNPNSFFLKRTKVTHKKFNLVNKASSIDGSTPAPGLYSAKQFELTPENVDLVLEDVRPYLISDGGNVDVVSVEDGVVSLQLQGACESCPSSTTTMKMGIERVLKEKFGEAIKDIRQVYDERVVETTVEAVNAHLDILRPAIKNFGGSVEVLSVEEGNCNVKYVGPDSIGSGIKAAIKEKFPDIVNVVFTA